The sequence below is a genomic window from Granulicatella elegans.
TCATTTTCTTCTTTCTTTTCAATCTTGTTATATGACTTCACAACAAAGTTTTTGTAAGTCTTTCCGTCTTTTTCACGCTTCTTAAAGTAACCAAAGATATGAATCAAATCGCCTTTTTCAAAGGCTTTTGCTGTTTCTACCTTTTCACCATAGGCTGCACAATTGATATATTCCTTGCCTTTTCCGTACTTTTTTACAAGTGTGAAGTTTGCAACCTCAACAGCTTCTCCTTCTTTGTCAAAACTTGAAAAAGTTGGTTCTGCCAATAAGTTGGCATTGATGTTAATCATTTCTTGCTTCATTAAAAATTTCTCCTTTTCTTTTCAATAAAAAAGCGACTGGAGTTTTTTATTTTCCAATCGCTGATACTCTTGCTATTTAGTTTTCCTTAGTGGGATTTCTTATCCTTACCATCTTTCCTCCTGATTTTGAGTAATAAAAAAGCAGCAAATCTATGTTCTTTAGACTTACTGCACTCTTGTAATAACCGTTTCTCTATTTAATTTTGCTTTCCCTTTTCTCTTGATATATTCCTCAATATCAAACACATTCTTCTTATCATAGTCCTCCAAGAGCTTGTAGTTCTTATGCTTTGTAATATCAAATTTGTCTGATAAAAACGGTCTGACACCTCTAAGCTGAAAGATACATTTACTGCCATCCATAACCGTTATCTCATCTTGACTCATCAGCTCCTTTCCTGTCTTTTGGTAATTGAGTCCATAACTATTAGCATTGGAGCGTGTTTCAGAAGTGTTATATAGGTCTATGGTTTCTTTACCAAGTGTTTCAGATAATTCTTTTAGCGTAGTTTTCTCTTTACCTCCAAGAAACAAGGTACTATCACAGTTCCCTACAATCGTATCTGCATTATCTTTATAAATTGCCTTTAGCTGAGATTGTGCCTGCAAGATAATGCTTGCCGAAATCTCCCTTGAACGGATTGTCGCAATCAATTTCTCAAATTTGGGAATTAATCCTATATTTGCAAACTCATCAAGCAAGCATCTTACATGAACAGGTAATCGTCCTCCATATTCATCATCCGCCTTATCACAAAGTAGGTTAAATAACTGCGAGTACATAATAGACACCACAAAATTAAAGGTATCATCTGTATCAGAGATAATAACAAAGAGTGCTGTCTTTCTATCTCCAAGGGTATCAAGCTCAAGTTCATCTTCTTTCATCAAGTCCCTAAGCTCTTGAATATCAAAAGGAGCAAGTCTTGCACCACATGAAAT
It includes:
- a CDS encoding single-stranded DNA-binding protein, with translation MKQEMININANLLAEPTFSSFDKEGEAVEVANFTLVKKYGKGKEYINCAAYGEKVETAKAFEKGDLIHIFGYFKKREKDGKTYKNFVVKSYNKIEKKEENEEE